A single Oryza brachyantha chromosome 8, ObraRS2, whole genome shotgun sequence DNA region contains:
- the LOC102710521 gene encoding glutathione S-transferase T3-like encodes MAGSSSYCPSTDKMDVQLDLEQWGLESRPLDGFVNFIKTPANAIQHVAIGSPSQPVHVDNGDASRTEKRLSWTHEEDLRLVSAWLNNSNDPIESNFKKNDKYWADVAAAYNNTTPNSRLRQIKQVKNRFLKIKKKELLGLDVY; translated from the exons ATGGCGGGCTCATCTTCATACTGTCCTAGTACTGATAAGATGGATGTGCAACTTGATTTAGAACAATG GGGGTTGGAATCTCGTCCTCTCGATggttttgttaattttatcaaaacGCCTGCAAATGCAATACAACATGTGGCGATAGGGAGTCCATCACAACCTGTTCATGTTGACAATGGAGATGCCAGTAGAACTGAGAAGCGCTTGTCATGGACGCATGAAGAAGATCTAAGATTG GTCAGCGCCTGGTTGAATAACTCAAATGATCCGATAGAATCAAATTTCAAGAAGAACGATAAATATTGGgctgatgttgctgctgcttacAACAACACTACCCCTAATAGCCGACTTAGGCAGATTAAGCAAGTTAAGAATCGCTTTCTTAAGATCAAGAAAAAG